In Sulfitobacter sp. W027, a single window of DNA contains:
- the recQ gene encoding DNA helicase RecQ: MTGAATLLRDVFGFDGYRPGQQEIVEAVTEGENVLAIMPTGGGKSLCFQLPALMREGVTVVISPLIALMRDQVRSLQEAGVAAGALTSGNTPEETDAVWEALEAGTLKLLYMAPERLAAGSAMGMLRRVGVNLIAVDEAHCVSQWGHDFRPDYLRIGELRRTLNVPLAAFTATADAETQVEIVEKLFDGTPPRAFLRGFDRPNIHLAFAAKNKPRDQILNFAAARKGQSGIVYCGTRAKTEGLAKALRDQGQTALHYHGGMEAEDRRIAERRFQQEDGLIVCATVAFGMGIDKPDIRWVAHADLPKSIEAYYQEIGRAGRDGAPAETLTLFGPDDIRLRRSQIDEGLAPPERRAADHGRLNALLGLAEALECRRKTLLGYFDETEISCGRCDLCDTPAEVFDGTTAVRKALSAMLRTDEWFGAGHLIDILLGNETDKVRQRGHQSLPTYGVGGEYSRNEWQAVFRQMMGHDLVRPDAERHGALRMTDAALPILRGEASINLRRDTIKAAGANRRPAVKAMVSDEDAPLLSALKAKRRALAEAARVPAYIIFTDRTLIEMAEARPQDLDAMARIGGVGAKKLENYGAAFLEVINGEARPMHKARRKLAGREAGNVYDQLLQVQADLARGEQGTEKPLSCSAAMLAKVAQLRSADHSAIERLLGDKRAERFGPAFLDVLRDAG; encoded by the coding sequence ATGACAGGCGCTGCCACGCTTCTTCGTGATGTATTCGGTTTCGACGGGTATCGCCCCGGCCAGCAAGAGATTGTTGAGGCGGTGACCGAGGGCGAGAACGTGCTCGCCATCATGCCCACGGGCGGCGGCAAATCCTTGTGTTTCCAACTGCCTGCCCTAATGCGCGAGGGGGTGACTGTGGTCATCAGCCCGCTCATCGCCCTGATGCGCGATCAGGTCCGCAGCTTGCAAGAAGCAGGCGTCGCGGCGGGTGCGCTGACCTCCGGCAACACGCCGGAAGAGACAGATGCGGTTTGGGAAGCGCTGGAAGCGGGCACCCTCAAACTTCTCTATATGGCACCGGAACGGCTCGCCGCAGGCTCTGCCATGGGCATGTTGCGGCGCGTTGGCGTCAATCTCATCGCCGTGGACGAGGCGCATTGCGTCAGCCAATGGGGCCATGACTTCCGCCCCGATTACCTGCGCATCGGTGAATTGCGCCGCACGCTGAACGTGCCGCTGGCAGCTTTCACCGCCACGGCGGACGCCGAAACGCAGGTGGAGATCGTTGAGAAACTGTTCGACGGCACGCCCCCGCGCGCCTTCCTGCGCGGGTTTGACCGGCCCAACATCCACCTCGCCTTTGCCGCTAAAAACAAACCACGCGATCAGATCCTGAACTTCGCCGCCGCCCGCAAGGGGCAGTCGGGCATCGTCTATTGCGGCACGCGAGCCAAGACCGAAGGGCTGGCCAAGGCGCTGCGCGATCAGGGGCAAACGGCGCTGCATTACCACGGCGGGATGGAGGCCGAAGACCGCCGCATCGCTGAGCGGCGCTTTCAGCAGGAAGACGGGCTGATCGTCTGCGCCACGGTGGCCTTTGGCATGGGGATCGACAAGCCCGACATCCGTTGGGTCGCCCATGCGGATCTGCCCAAGTCGATTGAGGCTTACTATCAGGAGATCGGTCGCGCCGGGCGCGATGGTGCCCCGGCCGAGACGCTGACCCTCTTTGGCCCCGACGACATCCGCCTGCGTCGCAGTCAGATTGACGAGGGGCTTGCCCCGCCCGAGCGCCGCGCGGCAGATCACGGGCGGTTGAACGCTCTGCTGGGGCTGGCCGAAGCGCTGGAATGCCGCCGCAAGACACTCTTGGGCTATTTCGATGAGACGGAGATCTCCTGTGGCCGTTGCGACCTCTGCGATACCCCGGCGGAGGTGTTCGATGGCACCACGGCGGTGCGCAAGGCGCTCTCGGCCATGCTGCGGACGGACGAATGGTTCGGCGCGGGGCATTTGATTGACATCCTTCTGGGCAATGAGACCGATAAGGTCCGCCAGCGTGGGCATCAGTCGCTGCCGACCTACGGTGTCGGCGGCGAATACAGCCGCAATGAATGGCAGGCGGTGTTCCGGCAGATGATGGGCCATGACCTTGTCCGCCCCGATGCTGAACGCCACGGGGCCCTGCGCATGACCGATGCCGCCCTGCCGATCCTGCGGGGCGAGGCGTCGATTAACCTGCGGCGGGACACGATCAAGGCGGCGGGGGCCAATCGCCGACCTGCCGTCAAAGCGATGGTCAGCGATGAAGACGCGCCTTTGCTGTCGGCGCTCAAGGCAAAGCGCCGCGCTTTGGCCGAGGCGGCCCGCGTGCCGGCCTATATCATCTTCACCGACCGCACCCTGATCGAGATGGCGGAGGCGCGTCCGCAGGACCTCGACGCGATGGCCCGGATCGGCGGCGTGGGCGCGAAGAAGTTGGAGAACTACGGCGCGGCCTTTCTTGAGGTGATCAACGGCGAAGCGCGTCCCATGCATAAGGCCCGGCGCAAACTCGCGGGGCGTGAGGCGGGCAATGTCTATGACCAGTTGTTGCAGGTGCAGGCTGATCTGGCGCGCGGCGAGCAGGGGACCGAAAAGCCGCTGAGCTGCTCGGCGGCGATGCTGGCAAAGGTGGCGCAACTGCGCAGCGCCGATCATTCTGCCATTGAACGGCTCTTGGGCGACAAACGCGCCGAACGCTTTGGCCCCGCCTTTCTGGACGTTCTGCGCGACGCGGGCTAG
- a CDS encoding DUF1285 domain-containing protein has product MSGQNTVTPTADSLIEAAKAAKARGTPPLEKWNPEFCGDLDMQIKRDGTWFYQGTPIGRIELVKLFASILWREGDDYFLKSPVEKVGITVEDAPFVAVDFEAEGEGEAQQLRFLTNLGDVAEAGPEHPIRVVRDEETGEPSPYVLVRRNLEALIDRKSFYRLVDLSQHRDGWFGVWSGGKFFGIIPSEDLP; this is encoded by the coding sequence ATGAGCGGACAAAATACCGTGACACCCACCGCAGACAGCCTGATCGAAGCCGCCAAGGCCGCAAAAGCGCGCGGAACCCCGCCGCTTGAGAAGTGGAACCCGGAATTCTGCGGCGATCTGGACATGCAGATCAAGCGTGATGGAACGTGGTTCTACCAAGGCACGCCGATCGGGCGGATTGAATTGGTCAAGTTGTTCGCATCGATTCTCTGGCGAGAGGGGGATGACTATTTCCTCAAGTCCCCGGTCGAGAAGGTGGGCATCACGGTCGAAGATGCGCCCTTTGTCGCCGTGGATTTCGAGGCCGAAGGCGAGGGCGAGGCGCAGCAGTTGCGGTTTCTCACCAACCTAGGCGATGTGGCCGAGGCGGGGCCGGAACATCCGATCCGCGTGGTCCGTGATGAGGAGACGGGCGAGCCGTCGCCCTATGTGCTGGTACGTCGAAACCTTGAGGCGCTGATTGACCGCAAGAGCTTTTACCGTTTGGTTGATCTGAGCCAGCACCGCGATGGCTGGTTTGGTGTCTGGTCGGGCGGGAAATTCTTTGGCATCATCCCGTCGGAAGACCTGCCGTAA
- a CDS encoding DUF58 domain-containing protein, producing the protein MTHSPLTLRADAEGEAARLPALLARAEHLAGAVLPGAHGRRRAGTGDDFWQYRPAQMGDSRRMIDHRRSARGDHEFVREREWQIAQSVMLWVDQGASMRFASDKGLPDKADRARLLGLALSILLLRGGERVGLTGTALPPRRGNPQILRLAELLCREDDREYAPPEHRGMIPHARAIYISDFMGDLDPVRTALTKAADRGVRGVLYHLLDPAEEAFPFAGRTIFESVGGTLSHETLKANDLRDRYLDRLAARKDALQQLCALTGWRYGLHHTDASAQSALLWLFGALDARQGSAA; encoded by the coding sequence GTGACCCATTCCCCCCTAACCCTCAGGGCCGACGCCGAGGGCGAAGCGGCCCGGCTTCCCGCGCTTTTGGCGCGGGCCGAGCATTTGGCAGGTGCCGTGCTGCCCGGTGCCCATGGCCGTCGCCGTGCAGGGACGGGGGATGATTTCTGGCAATACCGCCCCGCGCAGATGGGCGACAGCCGCCGCATGATCGATCACCGCCGCTCTGCCCGGGGCGATCATGAGTTCGTGCGCGAGCGGGAATGGCAGATTGCCCAGTCGGTAATGCTCTGGGTCGATCAGGGGGCGTCGATGCGCTTTGCCTCTGACAAAGGGCTGCCCGATAAAGCAGATCGCGCACGGTTGCTGGGGTTGGCGCTGTCGATCCTGCTGCTGCGCGGGGGCGAGCGTGTGGGCCTTACCGGGACTGCCCTGCCGCCCCGGCGCGGCAACCCGCAGATCCTGCGTCTGGCCGAATTGCTCTGCCGCGAGGATGATCGCGAGTATGCCCCGCCCGAACATCGCGGCATGATCCCCCATGCCCGGGCAATTTATATCTCGGATTTCATGGGCGATCTCGACCCCGTCCGTACCGCGCTGACCAAGGCCGCAGATCGTGGCGTGCGCGGTGTGCTGTATCATCTGCTCGACCCGGCCGAAGAGGCCTTCCCCTTCGCGGGCCGTACCATCTTTGAGAGCGTCGGCGGCACGCTGAGCCATGAGACACTCAAGGCGAACGACCTGCGCGACCGCTATCTCGACCGGCTGGCAGCGCGCAAAGACGCGTTGCAGCAACTCTGCGCTCTCACCGGTTGGCGCTATGGGTTGCACCACACGGATGCCTCGGCGCAATCGGCGCTGCTGTGGCTCTTTGGCGCGCTGGACGCGCGGCAGGGGAGTGCGGCATGA
- a CDS encoding YggT family protein translates to MTSLFQILMLLLNIVWFIVIAHVIMSWLINFQVLNLRQPLVAQIWDGLNRILEPVYSRVRSVVPQMGGLDLAPLIVLIAVAVARIVLTNNAAAFY, encoded by the coding sequence ATGACGTCGCTGTTCCAAATCTTGATGCTGCTTTTGAACATCGTTTGGTTCATCGTCATCGCCCATGTCATCATGTCTTGGTTGATCAACTTTCAGGTGCTGAACCTGCGCCAGCCCTTGGTGGCGCAGATTTGGGATGGGCTGAACCGCATTCTTGAGCCGGTCTATAGCCGGGTCCGCAGCGTTGTTCCCCAAATGGGTGGGCTTGATCTGGCACCACTGATCGTGCTGATCGCGGTGGCCGTTGCGCGGATCGTGCTGACCAACAACGCAGCGGCCTTCTACTGA
- a CDS encoding nickel/cobalt transporter translates to MRRIIALAALATLLALAALWWTGGFNALAHWTAGQQRGFQNSIASGLRATRGGDTAAFWTVLLASFAYGVVHAAGPGHGKIVIGGYGLARSVPMLRLSLIALAASLGQAVTAVVLVYAGILLLGLGREALVGVTEDIMAPASYGAIALIGLWLIWRGLRHARQEKAAHSEAVCGHCGHAHGPSLAQVQQAGSLRDALLLIAGIAIRPCTGALFVLVITWHMGIGGVGVLGAFAMALGTGLVTIATGLAATGLRAGVLGGLAGSPRLAQAAAVAELTAGLIVVTLASGLLYRAL, encoded by the coding sequence ATGCGACGCATCATAGCGCTGGCCGCCTTGGCTACCCTACTGGCGCTGGCGGCGCTGTGGTGGACGGGGGGCTTTAACGCCTTGGCCCACTGGACGGCAGGGCAGCAGCGTGGGTTTCAGAACAGCATCGCCAGCGGGCTGCGCGCCACGCGGGGGGGCGATACGGCGGCGTTCTGGACGGTGCTGTTGGCGTCTTTTGCCTATGGTGTCGTGCATGCGGCGGGACCGGGGCACGGCAAAATCGTGATTGGCGGCTATGGGCTGGCGCGCTCGGTGCCGATGCTGCGCCTGTCGCTGATCGCTTTGGCGGCGTCTTTGGGCCAAGCGGTAACGGCGGTGGTCTTGGTCTATGCGGGGATTCTGCTTTTGGGACTTGGGCGTGAGGCGCTGGTAGGCGTGACCGAAGACATCATGGCCCCGGCAAGTTATGGCGCGATTGCCCTGATCGGGCTTTGGCTGATCTGGCGCGGGTTGCGCCATGCGCGGCAGGAGAAGGCGGCGCATAGCGAAGCGGTCTGCGGCCATTGCGGCCATGCCCATGGGCCAAGCTTGGCCCAGGTCCAGCAGGCAGGCAGCCTGCGCGATGCGCTGCTTTTGATCGCCGGGATCGCCATCCGCCCCTGCACCGGTGCGCTGTTTGTACTGGTGATCACTTGGCACATGGGGATTGGCGGCGTCGGTGTTTTGGGGGCTTTTGCCATGGCCCTTGGCACCGGTCTGGTCACCATCGCGACCGGGCTTGCCGCGACGGGTTTGCGGGCGGGGGTGCTTGGAGGGCTGGCTGGATCGCCGAGGCTGGCGCAAGCCGCAGCGGTGGCCGAGCTGACGGCGGGGCTCATCGTTGTCACACTCGCAAGCGGGTTGCTGTACCGCGCGCTTTAG
- a CDS encoding acyl-CoA thioesterase: MFPIIRMAKDVIVAARQAPLENLTDTHVSHHICWPHDLDIWMELNNGRALSLYDLGRTAMAQRAGLITLLRQNKWAITIAGSSTRFRRRIRMFERFEMRSRTLCWDDKFIYLEQSMWKKNGECASHVLYRSAVTDKNGLIPPEKVLGAMGRQQPSPEVPGWVAEWIRADAHRPWPPMQNAAPLPEAAQHLSA; the protein is encoded by the coding sequence ATGTTCCCGATCATCCGCATGGCCAAAGACGTCATCGTCGCCGCGCGGCAGGCGCCTCTGGAAAACCTGACCGACACCCATGTCAGCCACCACATCTGCTGGCCACATGATCTGGACATCTGGATGGAGTTGAACAACGGGCGGGCGCTGTCGCTTTATGATCTGGGCCGTACCGCCATGGCGCAGCGTGCCGGGCTGATCACGCTGCTGCGGCAGAACAAATGGGCGATTACAATCGCTGGCTCCAGTACGAGGTTCCGCCGCCGTATTCGCATGTTCGAGCGCTTCGAGATGCGCAGCCGGACGCTGTGCTGGGATGACAAGTTCATCTATCTTGAGCAATCCATGTGGAAGAAGAACGGCGAATGCGCGAGCCATGTGCTGTATCGCTCTGCCGTGACGGATAAAAACGGGCTGATCCCGCCGGAGAAGGTGCTGGGCGCTATGGGGCGGCAACAACCTTCGCCAGAGGTGCCCGGCTGGGTGGCCGAATGGATCCGCGCCGATGCGCACCGGCCTTGGCCGCCGATGCAAAACGCTGCCCCCCTGCCCGAAGCAGCACAGCACCTCTCCGCCTGA
- a CDS encoding DUF1007 family protein: MKYPLVTAALLACATPLGAHPHIFVDTGFEVIVDAEGRLTHLRITWAYDEFYSLLVTEDRGLDPDYDGVLTEQEVASLNGFDMRWVEGFNGDTVLLSGGEEIALSSPQEVATTFSEGRIITSHLRAVEGDAPDANGLVIKPYDPTYYTAYEVTQKVTVQGDDACRARVKMPDMSADLRALQQDLSALDANTDPNDVGLPEIGEALANEVVITCDAS, from the coding sequence ATGAAATACCCGCTTGTTACCGCCGCCCTTCTTGCCTGCGCCACGCCGCTTGGCGCGCATCCGCATATCTTCGTCGATACCGGGTTCGAAGTGATCGTCGATGCCGAGGGGCGGTTGACCCACCTGCGGATCACATGGGCCTATGACGAATTCTACTCTCTCTTGGTGACCGAGGATCGCGGGCTCGACCCCGATTACGATGGCGTGTTGACCGAGCAAGAGGTGGCCTCACTCAACGGGTTCGACATGCGTTGGGTCGAAGGGTTCAACGGCGATACAGTCTTGCTGAGCGGCGGTGAAGAGATCGCGCTTTCTAGCCCGCAAGAGGTGGCGACGACCTTTTCCGAGGGCCGGATCATCACCAGCCATCTGCGGGCGGTCGAGGGCGATGCGCCTGACGCGAATGGGCTGGTCATCAAACCCTATGACCCGACCTATTACACCGCCTATGAGGTGACTCAGAAAGTGACTGTCCAAGGCGATGACGCCTGCCGCGCGCGTGTCAAGATGCCGGATATGAGCGCCGATCTGCGCGCCCTTCAGCAGGACTTGAGCGCGCTGGACGCGAATACCGATCCGAACGATGTCGGCCTGCCGGAGATCGGCGAAGCCTTGGCCAATGAAGTGGTGATCACATGCGACGCATCATAG
- a CDS encoding DUF4159 domain-containing protein — protein MSVFGGIGFTAPWLLLALLALPILWLILRAVPPAPIRRRFPGVALLLGLADDESTTDRTPWWLLLLRMLAVAAIIIGLAGPVLNPQAETEQGSGPILMVLDGSWAGASGWDRQLAAVDAQLTRAGRAERTVGILTLTDPQVPTFQSADAWRSRLAGLSPAPWQPSPTEITRATEIIAELPAFDAMWFSDGLDYPGRDDLLATLQSKGAVEVHQSASNVIGIAPAVYQDGAIDLTLRRAIPGPEREVVVQAHGRDPAGNARILATANASFEAGATEATTSLSLPAELRARLTSFDIAGQRSAGARTLVDDGLRRREVALISGRGAQEGLQLLSPLHYIEQALAPSADLIDGTLTDVLPANPDVIVLADVATLSPAEAEPLQEWIDAGGMLIRFAGPRIAASDVSRIDEDPLMPVRLRAGGRSVGGAMSWGEPKALAPFRNGSPFFGLPVPDDVTVSAQVVAQPDPTLADRVIASLSDGTPLVTRKAVGQGQIVLFHVTATAEWSTLPLSGLFVQMMERLAVSSGASTPEADSLDGTSWTPLRVMDGFGTLSDAGNLPGVAGPELISAPAGPALPPGIYGSEDRRLARNVLTQETTLTPAAWPADVPLRGLALPPEQPLAGALLSLAILLLVADVLASLALSGLWLRRSTGTLALVLGLGLPQMGDAQETDPESFAIRSASEVTLAHVLTGNPDVDEVARAGLTGLSDTLYFRTTVEPALPTGVDLEQDELSFFPILYWPVIPEQPQPSTEAYGKLNDYLRSGGLILFDTRDADIASYGAASPNGRKLQELAAPLDIPPLEPLPGDHVLTRTFYLLQDYPGRYTSRDVWVEAAPPDAERIEGMPFRNLNDGVTPVVIGGNDWAAAWAVRRDGAPLLPIGRGYAGERQRELAYRFGVNLVMHVLTGNYKSDQVHVPALLDRLGQ, from the coding sequence ATGAGCGTCTTTGGCGGCATCGGTTTCACCGCGCCTTGGCTGTTGCTGGCCCTGCTGGCGTTGCCAATCCTCTGGCTGATCCTGCGTGCCGTGCCCCCGGCCCCCATCCGCCGCCGCTTTCCCGGTGTGGCGCTTTTGCTGGGGCTGGCAGATGACGAAAGCACGACGGACCGCACGCCGTGGTGGCTGCTTTTGCTACGGATGCTGGCCGTGGCCGCGATCATTATTGGCCTTGCCGGGCCGGTGCTGAACCCGCAGGCCGAGACGGAACAGGGCAGTGGCCCAATTTTGATGGTGCTCGATGGCTCTTGGGCCGGGGCCAGCGGCTGGGATCGCCAGTTGGCCGCCGTAGACGCGCAGCTGACCCGCGCCGGGCGGGCCGAGCGGACGGTGGGCATCCTGACACTGACCGACCCGCAGGTGCCGACTTTCCAATCAGCAGATGCGTGGCGCAGCCGCCTTGCCGGGCTTTCCCCCGCGCCATGGCAGCCGTCCCCGACAGAGATCACCCGTGCGACCGAAATCATAGCAGAGCTGCCTGCCTTCGACGCGATGTGGTTCAGCGATGGCTTGGACTATCCGGGCCGCGATGACCTGCTCGCCACGCTGCAATCCAAAGGCGCGGTTGAGGTGCATCAGTCCGCAAGCAACGTCATCGGCATCGCCCCCGCTGTCTACCAAGATGGCGCGATCGACCTCACCCTGCGCCGCGCCATTCCCGGCCCGGAACGCGAGGTCGTGGTGCAGGCCCATGGTCGCGACCCCGCAGGCAATGCCCGCATTTTGGCCACCGCCAATGCCAGTTTCGAGGCGGGGGCGACAGAGGCCACCACCTCCCTGTCGCTGCCCGCCGAACTGCGCGCGCGACTGACCTCCTTCGACATCGCAGGCCAACGCTCTGCCGGGGCGCGTACCTTGGTCGATGACGGGCTGCGCCGCCGTGAGGTCGCGCTGATCAGTGGGCGCGGGGCGCAGGAAGGGCTGCAACTGCTCTCTCCGCTGCATTACATTGAACAGGCGCTGGCCCCGAGTGCCGACCTGATCGACGGCACCCTGACCGATGTTCTGCCCGCCAACCCCGATGTGATCGTGCTGGCCGATGTCGCCACGCTTAGCCCCGCCGAGGCAGAGCCACTGCAAGAGTGGATTGACGCGGGCGGTATGCTCATTCGCTTCGCCGGACCGCGCATTGCGGCGAGTGACGTGAGCCGCATCGACGAAGACCCGCTGATGCCCGTGCGCCTGCGCGCCGGGGGGCGCAGCGTGGGCGGGGCAATGTCTTGGGGCGAGCCGAAGGCGCTGGCCCCTTTCCGCAACGGTTCTCCCTTCTTCGGCCTGCCGGTGCCAGATGACGTGACCGTTTCCGCGCAGGTCGTGGCGCAACCGGACCCGACACTGGCCGACCGTGTTATTGCGTCACTTAGCGACGGCACACCGCTGGTCACGCGCAAGGCTGTGGGTCAGGGGCAGATCGTGCTCTTCCACGTCACCGCCACAGCGGAATGGTCAACCCTGCCGCTCTCGGGTCTTTTCGTGCAGATGATGGAGCGGCTGGCCGTGTCGTCAGGCGCCAGCACTCCCGAGGCCGACAGCCTTGACGGCACCTCATGGACCCCACTGCGGGTGATGGACGGTTTCGGCACCCTGTCGGATGCAGGGAATCTGCCCGGAGTCGCGGGGCCAGAGCTGATCTCGGCCCCCGCGGGCCCCGCCCTGCCGCCCGGCATCTACGGGTCAGAGGATCGACGGCTCGCGCGGAATGTGCTGACCCAAGAGACCACTCTCACCCCCGCCGCGTGGCCTGCCGATGTGCCGCTGCGTGGCCTTGCCCTGCCGCCGGAACAGCCGCTGGCCGGGGCGCTTTTGAGCCTCGCAATCCTGCTTCTGGTCGCGGATGTGCTGGCCTCCCTCGCCCTTTCGGGCCTGTGGCTGCGGCGCTCGACCGGGACCTTGGCGCTGGTCTTGGGGCTGGGATTGCCACAGATGGGGGACGCGCAGGAAACCGATCCTGAAAGCTTTGCAATCCGCTCGGCCTCCGAGGTCACACTGGCTCATGTGTTGACCGGCAACCCGGATGTTGACGAAGTCGCGCGCGCTGGTTTGACCGGCCTATCAGACACGCTTTATTTCCGCACCACGGTCGAACCTGCCTTGCCCACCGGCGTTGATCTTGAGCAAGACGAACTGTCTTTTTTCCCGATCCTCTATTGGCCTGTCATCCCTGAGCAGCCGCAACCTTCGACTGAGGCCTATGGCAAGCTGAATGACTATCTCCGCTCGGGCGGGTTGATCCTGTTTGATACCCGCGATGCCGATATCGCGAGCTATGGTGCCGCCAGCCCGAACGGGCGCAAGCTGCAAGAACTTGCCGCCCCGCTCGACATCCCGCCGTTGGAGCCGCTGCCCGGTGACCATGTGCTGACCCGCACCTTCTATCTGCTACAAGACTACCCGGGCCGCTACACCAGCCGCGATGTCTGGGTCGAGGCCGCGCCGCCCGACGCCGAACGGATCGAGGGCATGCCATTTCGCAACCTTAATGACGGGGTCACCCCGGTGGTGATCGGCGGCAACGATTGGGCCGCCGCTTGGGCCGTGCGCCGTGATGGCGCGCCGCTTTTGCCCATAGGGCGCGGCTATGCCGGGGAGCGGCAGCGCGAGTTGGCCTACCGCTTTGGCGTGAACCTCGTGATGCATGTACTGACGGGAAATTATAAATCCGATCAGGTCCATGTGCCTGCGCTGCTGGATAGGTTGGGCCAATGA
- the yaaA gene encoding peroxide stress protein YaaA, whose translation MLVVISPAKRLDWAERDIAVTQPDFQEDAVRLATTARNLTLGNLKGLMGLSDDLARLNRDRFQAFEAGPAADVTRPAALAFAGDTYQGLEAASLDADEMAYAQDHLRILSGLYGVLRPLDAIQPYRLEMGSKLKTRRGGNLYDYWRDSLSKALNAQAEATGSDVLVNCASQEYFGAVDLKALKLRVITPQFMEDKGDGKGPKIVSFFAKKARGAMARYIVQHRVNDPEGLQDFDSGGYAYQPDASTPERPVFVRPYPST comes from the coding sequence ATGCTCGTCGTTATTTCCCCCGCCAAGCGCCTCGATTGGGCCGAGCGCGATATCGCCGTGACACAGCCTGATTTTCAGGAAGATGCCGTGCGGCTGGCAACAACGGCGCGCAATCTCACACTCGGCAACCTCAAAGGTCTGATGGGGCTCAGCGACGATCTGGCGCGGCTCAACCGCGACCGATTTCAGGCGTTTGAGGCCGGGCCCGCTGCCGATGTCACCCGCCCCGCCGCGCTGGCCTTTGCGGGCGACACCTATCAGGGGCTGGAGGCCGCGAGCCTAGATGCGGATGAGATGGCCTATGCGCAAGACCACCTGCGCATCCTGTCGGGGCTTTACGGCGTGCTGCGCCCGCTGGATGCGATCCAACCCTACCGGTTGGAGATGGGCAGCAAACTGAAGACCCGTCGCGGCGGCAACCTCTATGACTACTGGCGCGACAGCTTGTCAAAGGCGCTGAACGCGCAGGCCGAGGCGACCGGCAGCGATGTTCTGGTGAACTGCGCCAGTCAGGAATATTTTGGCGCGGTGGACCTCAAGGCGCTGAAACTGCGCGTGATCACCCCGCAGTTCATGGAGGACAAGGGCGACGGTAAGGGGCCGAAGATCGTCAGCTTCTTTGCCAAGAAAGCGCGCGGCGCCATGGCGCGGTATATCGTGCAGCACCGGGTGAATGATCCCGAAGGGTTGCAGGATTTCGACAGCGGCGGCTATGCCTATCAGCCCGATGCCTCGACCCCCGAGCGTCCGGTCTTTGTCCGGCCCTATCCGTCGACCTGA
- a CDS encoding MoxR family ATPase: MAEADDLIAQIEALTEKLGEAKQSITGRFVGQEQVVDLALTALLCGGHGLLIGLPGLGKTRLVETLSTVMGLHGNRVQFTPDLMPADILGSEVLDTAPDGSRAFRFIEGPIFCQLLMADEINRASPRTQSALLQAMQERTVTVAGQDRALGQPFHVLATQNPIEQEGTYPLPEAQLDRFLVQIDVAYPDRATERGILIATTGVEDGAVRPVFTADDLLAAQNLLRRMPVGDSVVELILDLVRAFRPDEPEAMSAVRDSVAWGPGPRAAQALMMTVRARALLDGRLAPSAEDVLAMARPVLSHRMALNFAARARGESLQGLIDATAGQLIGKKAAA, encoded by the coding sequence ATGGCCGAAGCGGATGATCTGATCGCGCAAATCGAAGCGCTGACCGAAAAGCTGGGCGAGGCCAAGCAATCGATCACCGGACGGTTCGTCGGGCAAGAGCAGGTTGTGGACCTCGCGCTCACGGCTCTGCTATGCGGTGGCCACGGGCTGCTGATCGGCCTGCCGGGCTTGGGCAAGACCCGTCTGGTTGAGACTTTGAGCACCGTCATGGGCCTGCACGGCAACCGCGTGCAGTTCACCCCCGATCTGATGCCCGCCGATATCCTCGGCTCCGAAGTGCTCGACACCGCGCCTGACGGCAGCCGTGCCTTTCGCTTTATCGAAGGGCCGATCTTTTGCCAGTTGCTGATGGCCGATGAGATCAACCGCGCCAGTCCGCGCACGCAGTCGGCGCTTTTGCAGGCGATGCAGGAACGAACGGTCACCGTGGCGGGACAAGACCGCGCCTTGGGCCAGCCCTTCCACGTCTTGGCCACCCAAAACCCGATTGAGCAAGAAGGCACCTATCCTCTGCCCGAAGCGCAGCTTGACCGGTTCCTCGTTCAGATCGACGTGGCCTACCCCGACCGCGCGACGGAGCGGGGCATCCTGATCGCCACCACCGGCGTGGAAGACGGCGCGGTGCGTCCTGTGTTCACCGCCGACGATCTGCTGGCCGCACAAAACCTGCTGCGCCGGATGCCGGTGGGCGACAGTGTGGTGGAGTTGATCCTTGATCTCGTCCGCGCCTTCCGCCCCGATGAGCCGGAGGCCATGTCTGCGGTGCGCGACAGTGTCGCTTGGGGGCCGGGGCCACGTGCAGCGCAGGCACTGATGATGACCGTGCGTGCGCGGGCGCTGCTGGATGGGCGGCTTGCCCCTTCTGCCGAAGACGTGCTGGCGATGGCCCGCCCGGTGCTAAGCCACCGGATGGCGCTGAACTTCGCCGCCCGCGCACGCGGCGAAAGCCTGCAAGGGCTGATCGATGCCACCGCCGGTCAACTGATCGGGAAAAAGGCCGCCGCGTGA